The following DNA comes from Sinorhizobium mexicanum.
TTGCAGCACCGCGTACGCATACCTGACACCCGACGTGCGGCTCCGCCCCAATCTAACAATCTACACGGACAGCACGGTCGAAAAACTCGTTCTCGTGGGCAAGCGCGTCACCGCTGTCGAGATTCGTCGACTTGATCGTCATGAAGTGGTCGAAGCTGGACGGGAGATCATTCTGAGTGGCGGAGCCGTGAATAGCCCGAAACTGTTGATGCAATCGGGAATCGGCAATGCCGAAGAGCTCAAACAAGTCGGCGTGACGCCAATCCACCATCTCCCAGGTGTAGGCGAAAATTTCCAGGATCACCCCGACGTCGCCATACACATGGCCTGCAAGGTGCCGTCGGCGTCCCTGCTTTCCGCGTCCCGTTTCCCGAGGAAGTACCTTATCGGGTTGAAGTGGTTTCTTTGCAAAAGAGGCTTTGCAGCCACAAATCACTACGAGGCGTGCGCGTTCCTCAAATCACGCCCGGAACTGGCAGAGCCGAACTTCAAGTTCGAGCTATTCCCGGCCGCGATGCAACCCGACAGCTACGAATTCTACCCGCAGCCCACGTTCCAGATGAATATCGGTTTGATGACCGTGGCCAGTCGGGGGAAGGTGAGTATCTCCGGCCCGCGCCCCTCGGACCCACCCGTTCTGCTTTTGAACTACCTCAAAGACCCCATCGACCTCCAGTCGCTCCGCGAAGCCACAAGGATCGCGCGTAGGGTATTGGCGCAGCCAGCAATGTCGGAATACGCGGGCGCGGAACTCGACCCCGGCTCCGACGTGCAAACTGACGAAGAGCTCGACGCTTGGATCAGGAAACGCTGCACGACCGCTTACCACCTCGCGGGCTCATGCAGAATGGGACCTGCCACGCACCCGGACACCGTAGTTGGGCCCGACTTGCGGGTTCACGGCCTCCATGGGCTGCGCGTGGCGGATGCCTCGGTAATGCCGACGATCGTGTCCGCGAACACGAATGCAACCTCGATAATGATCGGTGAACGGGCCGCGGACTTCATCCGGACCGCCTGAACAGGCGCTGTCACGGCGGCAGGAAGATTGTGCGGTCCGCGCCAGGCGGTACAGCCAAGCGGCCTGTACTCAAGGCGTCAGTTGAAAGGAAGATTTACGTGTTCGAGAACAGCACCCGCTTCTACATCGACGGTGAATGGATACGGCCATCCACGGATGCGACAATCGACGTCATCGACCCGTCCACGGAACAGCCCTTTTCGAAGGTGGCAGCAGGAAACGCGCAAGACGTGTCACGCGCCGTCGCCGCCGCGAGGGCCGCGTTTCCGGCCTTCTCCAGCTGTAGTCGCGTCGAACGACTGGAAATCCTCGACCGGATATTGAAGGTTTACGATCGACGTTCCGATGAAATGGCCCGCGCGATAAGCCGCGAGATCGGCGCTCCGATCACGCTCGCACGCCAATCCCATGTGCGCGGCGGACGAGCACATCTGGAGGTGACACTCGCCGTATTGTGCGAGTACGAGTTCGACCGCCAGCAAGGCTCGAGCCTCATTCGGAGAGAGCCGATCGGTGTCTGTGCATTGATCACACCCTGGAACTGGCCGATCCACCAGATCGCGGCAAAGGTCGCTCCTGCGATCGCGGCCGGGTGCACTATGGTACTCAAGCCGAGCGAAGTCGCTCCGCTTTCCGCGATCCTGTTCGCGGAAATCCTCCACGAGGCGAAGGTGCCTCCTGGCGTATTCAACCTCGTTAACGGAACGGGTCCGGAAGTCGGTCAAGCACTGTCCGCCCATCCCGACGTCGACATGGTGTCCTTCACCGGGTCCACCCGCGCGGGCATCGCGGTCGCCGAAGCTGCCGCACCGACGGTCAAACGCGTGGCTCAGGAGCTTGGCGGAAAGTCGCCGAACATTCTTCTCGATGACTGCGATCTCAGGTCGGAGGTCACGACGGGCGTGCATAAGGTGCTGCGCAACTCGGGCCAGACTTGCGATGCGCCGACACGGATGTTGGTGCCGAAAGACCTTCACGATCAAGCCACGGCCATAGCCAGGAGTGCTGTGGAAGAGTTCGCCATTGGCGACCCGCAACGCGTCGGAACACAGATGGGCCCAGTGGTAAGCGCCCAGCAGTACGACCGAATACAGACACTGATTTCCGCCGGCGTGGCGGACGGTGCCGAAGTCGTCGTAGGCGGTGTGGGCAGACCCGAAGGGCACGACCGAGGTTACTACGTCAAGCCGACGGTCTTCGCGAACGTGCGTGCCGGGATGAAAATCGAACGCGAGGAAATCTTCGGACCGGTACTCTGCGTCATTCCCTATTCCGATGAGGAGGAGGCGATACGCATCGCCAACGACACGCCCTACGGCCTGGCGGCCTATGTGTCGTCTGCCAGCCTCGATCGTGCGCGAAAAGTCGCCGAACGCCTGCGCGCTGGGCAAGTCTTCCTGAACTACGCGCCCGGCGACCTGACGGTGCCCTTCGGCGGATACAAGCAGTCGGGCAACGGCCGGGAGTACGGTCGATGGGCGATTGATGACTTCACCGAACTGAAAGCGGTCGTTGGGTTTGCTCCGACAACGATGCCCGGAGGCTGACGCGAACGAGCGTTGGCAATCAGGAACTTCAACGGAAAACTCTAAATGCTTCTCTTGGAAAACACTGGAAAAGAACTTCTCAGGGCGCAGGGTGTGCGCCTCCCGCGCGGTCATCTTGTGAAAGACGACGTCGAGTTTCGCAGCGCAATCGTCCGCTTCGACGGACCTGTCGTCCTGAAGGCGCAAATCTTGTCGGGAGCGCGCGGTAAAAACGGGGGAATTCTCTTCGCCCGAAACCATGATGAAGCCAGCCGGGCGTTCCTGAGCCTGTTCGAGAGCACGGTGAACGGTCACGTCGTTAAAGAAATCCTGATCGAAGAACGGCTGGAAATCCTGGCTGAAAGGTACATGGGCGTCCTGGTGGATTCCGGCGACGTGTGGCTGCTCATCGGGCGTGACGGGGGTGTCGACGTCGAGGAGGCCAGCCAGAGAGATCCGGACAGCATCGTCCGCATCCCCATCGATTTTCTTCGGGGCATCCCGAGCGCGGAGGTCTTCGCGTCGTGTGAGCGCCTCGGGCTGACAGAGCCTCAAAGGTTCGTGAACATGGCGGAGCGTCTGTGGAAGGCGTTCCGCGCTGCCGACGCGACCACCGCGGAGATCAATCCCGTTGCCGAACTGGCGGACGGATCGTTGGCGGCGCTGGACTCCCGCGTCGTTGTCGACGACTCCGCTCTGTTCCGGCATCCCGAGCACGCGCAGAAGCAAACCTGCACAAACGACGGCTCGCTATCGCCGCCGCTCGAGAATCTCAAGGAACTCGGCGGCGGGAAGGTCCTGTACGCCGGGATCGGTGGCGGGATCGGGCTGACGATCGCCGACTGGATTGCCGACGAAGGTCAGAACGTTGCCGCGCTTCTCGACATCGATGACCTCATCCTGCACCACCGGACCCGCGAGGGTACACTGGCCCTGTTGGATCGGCTGGACAACGACGAGTCTCTTCGCGTCGCCTTCCTGAACATAACGACCTGCGGGTACGACCTCGCAATCGTTGCGAACGATGTGTTCGCCGCGTTGGCAGCGCGCCCGCGCGATCGCGCCAAGCCCGTGGTCTTCCATTTTCATGGCAAGGGGGAGGACGAATCCAGAAGGCTGTTCGACGCCAGCGGAATGCGGAACTTCGAAAACCTCAAGAGCGCGATTACGGAAGTCGTGTCGATCGCGAGCAGGGAGGCGGGCAAATGAGCATCCTGCTAAACGCGCTGACGCGGATCGTCTTTTACGGTGCCGACACGCCGCACGGCGCGCGCCAACGCAAAGCTCTATGTGAATCCGGCGCTCTCCTGGTGGCGTCGGTGGGGCAGGAGGGGCCCTCCGGCCCGGGAAGCAAGGCGGTTTACACAACCGCACGCGAGGCCGTCTCCTCGTCGGGCATAATTGACCTCGCTGTCATCTTCAGTCCGCCTGCACGGGTACTCGAAGATACCAAGGATGCGCTTGCGGCGAATATTCGAAGCATACTGATCACTACCGAATACGTTCCGGTACACGACGCCCTCGAGTTGAAAGCCCTTTCCCATGCGGCGGGCGCGGTCCTCGTCGGTCCGAATTCCAGCGGCATTCTGACGCCGGGCGAGGCGAGGGCTGGATTTATCTGCAATTCAATCTGCATCCCGGGTCGGGTTGGGGTGGTCGCCAAAAGCGGCTCCGTGACCTTCGCAGCGATGTCGGAGATGAAATTTGCCGGGCTGGGGGTTAGCACCGTCGCTTCGATCGGTGGCGACCTCGTCAAGGGCACTGATTATCGCCGCCTGCTGGATCTCTTCGAGCGCGACCCGGAAACGGACTGCGTTCTCATACTGGGGGAGGTCGGCGGTGCCGACGAGGAACTCGCCGCAGCTCACATCGCGAAACATATCGGCAAGCCAGTCGTCGCGTTCGTGTCCGGCAGGCTCGTCAAGCCGGGCCAGAATATCGGGCATGCGGGCGCGATCGTCACCCAGGGTCGCGGTGGTTACGAGGGAAAGGTCCGCGCGTTCAAGGAGGCCGGGGTGAGCGTGGCCGAACAGTTCTCCGACATCGTTCCGATGCTTCTGCGGTGTCCCGCGCCTCGGACGGCGAGGCGCTGAGCAACTCAGCGTGACCAGGCGGACAGCGCCGCGACAATATGAGAGTCCGATTGACGAATTGATGCAACTCAACCGCAGAAGAGAAGGATACAGGGCATGACCATGAGCTCCCAGAGAACGAACCTTCGCAAACTCGTCACCGCCGCTTCTTTGGCGGTGTGCGCGACGTTTCCGGCCTACGCCGACGATTATCCGACTGATCCCGTAGCGGCAGGTCTCGTTCCCGCCGCGCTTCGCTCCGAAGGAACTCTGCGGATCGCGATGCCCGACCAAGGCAAACCGTATAACTATCAGGAGGGCAATGAGCTGAAAGGCATGGAGCCGGACCTGGCGCGCGCGATCGCGGCGACGTTGGGCCTAAAGCCGGAAATGACCTTGGTGCCTTACACAGCAGCGCTACCTGGCCTCCAGTCGGACAAGTTCTCCGTCTCGTTCGGACAGTTTTACATTCGCGCGGAAAGGCTCGAAGTCGTCGATTTCGTGAGTGACTGGAAAACTTTCAATGTCTTCCTGGTTACCGAAAAAAGCGGTCTTCGGCCGACCGACTTCAAGGACCTGTGTGGTCGCAGAGCGGGTGCGATGGCAGGAACGGTGAACCTCGAAGGACTGCAGAAGAATGCCGACAAATGCGCGGAAGGGAAAATCGACGTCCAGGCGTTCCCCTCAATGGCGAGTGCCGTTCTCGCACTGAGCAGCGGTCGCGTCGATGCCGTATTTGTCGACCCGCAGATATCTCGTGAAGCACAGAAAACCGAGAAGGGCCTTGTCGAAAGCGGCACGCTTGGGGAGGGCCTTACGGCGATCGCAATCGCCCGCAACGAGAAGACCAAGGGGCTTCCCGAAGCCATCCAGGCCGCCTTGGTTCATCTGGACAAAACGGGCGAATACAAGAAG
Coding sequences within:
- a CDS encoding ATP-grasp domain-containing protein — translated: MLLLENTGKELLRAQGVRLPRGHLVKDDVEFRSAIVRFDGPVVLKAQILSGARGKNGGILFARNHDEASRAFLSLFESTVNGHVVKEILIEERLEILAERYMGVLVDSGDVWLLIGRDGGVDVEEASQRDPDSIVRIPIDFLRGIPSAEVFASCERLGLTEPQRFVNMAERLWKAFRAADATTAEINPVAELADGSLAALDSRVVVDDSALFRHPEHAQKQTCTNDGSLSPPLENLKELGGGKVLYAGIGGGIGLTIADWIADEGQNVAALLDIDDLILHHRTREGTLALLDRLDNDESLRVAFLNITTCGYDLAIVANDVFAALAARPRDRAKPVVFHFHGKGEDESRRLFDASGMRNFENLKSAITEVVSIASREAGK
- a CDS encoding succinate--CoA ligase subunit alpha; translation: MSILLNALTRIVFYGADTPHGARQRKALCESGALLVASVGQEGPSGPGSKAVYTTAREAVSSSGIIDLAVIFSPPARVLEDTKDALAANIRSILITTEYVPVHDALELKALSHAAGAVLVGPNSSGILTPGEARAGFICNSICIPGRVGVVAKSGSVTFAAMSEMKFAGLGVSTVASIGGDLVKGTDYRRLLDLFERDPETDCVLILGEVGGADEELAAAHIAKHIGKPVVAFVSGRLVKPGQNIGHAGAIVTQGRGGYEGKVRAFKEAGVSVAEQFSDIVPMLLRCPAPRTARR
- a CDS encoding choline dehydrogenase, which translates into the protein MRSQEIRYFDYIVVGGGSAGCVIASRLSENPRNQVLLIEAGPDNRRWRVDMPAAVADLVLDKRYTYQYRTAPEPYLASKVINQPRGRVLGGSSSINGMVFTRGNPGDFDIWESEYGCAGWAYKDVLAFFRKLETSDFGETEYRGGHGPMRIVVPKMRNPLNQAWMKAGKQAGYPLLRDSNSATQEGFAPHEQNIVNGYRCSTAYAYLTPDVRLRPNLTIYTDSTVEKLVLVGKRVTAVEIRRLDRHEVVEAGREIILSGGAVNSPKLLMQSGIGNAEELKQVGVTPIHHLPGVGENFQDHPDVAIHMACKVPSASLLSASRFPRKYLIGLKWFLCKRGFAATNHYEACAFLKSRPELAEPNFKFELFPAAMQPDSYEFYPQPTFQMNIGLMTVASRGKVSISGPRPSDPPVLLLNYLKDPIDLQSLREATRIARRVLAQPAMSEYAGAELDPGSDVQTDEELDAWIRKRCTTAYHLAGSCRMGPATHPDTVVGPDLRVHGLHGLRVADASVMPTIVSANTNATSIMIGERAADFIRTA
- a CDS encoding aldehyde dehydrogenase family protein codes for the protein MFENSTRFYIDGEWIRPSTDATIDVIDPSTEQPFSKVAAGNAQDVSRAVAAARAAFPAFSSCSRVERLEILDRILKVYDRRSDEMARAISREIGAPITLARQSHVRGGRAHLEVTLAVLCEYEFDRQQGSSLIRREPIGVCALITPWNWPIHQIAAKVAPAIAAGCTMVLKPSEVAPLSAILFAEILHEAKVPPGVFNLVNGTGPEVGQALSAHPDVDMVSFTGSTRAGIAVAEAAAPTVKRVAQELGGKSPNILLDDCDLRSEVTTGVHKVLRNSGQTCDAPTRMLVPKDLHDQATAIARSAVEEFAIGDPQRVGTQMGPVVSAQQYDRIQTLISAGVADGAEVVVGGVGRPEGHDRGYYVKPTVFANVRAGMKIEREEIFGPVLCVIPYSDEEEAIRIANDTPYGLAAYVSSASLDRARKVAERLRAGQVFLNYAPGDLTVPFGGYKQSGNGREYGRWAIDDFTELKAVVGFAPTTMPGG
- a CDS encoding transporter substrate-binding domain-containing protein, coding for MTMSSQRTNLRKLVTAASLAVCATFPAYADDYPTDPVAAGLVPAALRSEGTLRIAMPDQGKPYNYQEGNELKGMEPDLARAIAATLGLKPEMTLVPYTAALPGLQSDKFSVSFGQFYIRAERLEVVDFVSDWKTFNVFLVTEKSGLRPTDFKDLCGRRAGAMAGTVNLEGLQKNADKCAEGKIDVQAFPSMASAVLALSSGRVDAVFVDPQISREAQKTEKGLVESGTLGEGLTAIAIARNEKTKGLPEAIQAALVHLDKTGEYKKLLTAHETDYGALTQFDIYTKGSTPPVYE